A single region of the Planctomycetota bacterium genome encodes:
- a CDS encoding GIY-YIG nuclease family protein — protein sequence MKARFWYVYMLQSEGCPDRWYVGMTEDLHKRIEVHNAGGVPHTSKFRPWRIETAVAFRDKAKAVALEKYLKSQSGRAFAKKRF from the coding sequence ATGAAAGCTCGTTTCTGGTATGTCTATATGCTCCAAAGCGAGGGATGCCCGGACCGTTGGTACGTAGGGATGACAGAAGACCTTCACAAGCGAATCGAGGTCCACAACGCCGGCGGAGTGCCCCATACTTCCAAGTTCCGCCCTTGGCGGATCGAGACGGCTGTTGCGTTCCGGGATAAAGCGAAAGCCGTCGCCCTCGAAAAGTATCTCAAGAGCCAGTCTGGCCGGGCCTTTGCCAAGAAGCGTTTCTGA